The Streptomyces sp. NBC_01689 genome includes a window with the following:
- a CDS encoding DUF6716 putative glycosyltransferase, translated as MPASTRKSLRVAVLADSDTRWKWGSLTANRISPSESSNTDIRESGLRLDGYLLRGRATPTARQLEEVGVRADSLREVTAVEFLRAMERERYDVLVLALVGGAVQAVLHGLARLWDGQAERPVVVTGYVGVVYEKLADGLLLRHGADLVLANSRQDADRFRDVYEGVGADASSVTEVALPFLGGDTYRKNDDPYTVVFAAQPSVPESRKDRTYLLDRLIAHARLHPDREVLLKLRSKPGEHTTHIEELPYQKLAQKADLPANFRLVYGHMGEVLDRTDLLVTISSTAALESLHRRIPTVVLSDLGVRESLGNHHFVGSGCLASWDQLDAGHQPAPDPAWVARQGVAADGSYETAFDEARARIAGLLAGPGLPPLTPYYTPVTAPGYLPGILARHHLAPDGSPLPGAPAADREPSPVRQIVRRAARGAYRHGVQRVAPVIRRMGEL; from the coding sequence GTGCCAGCAAGTACCAGGAAGTCCCTACGGGTCGCCGTCCTCGCGGATTCCGATACGCGGTGGAAATGGGGTTCGCTCACCGCGAACCGCATATCGCCGTCCGAATCGTCCAATACGGACATTCGGGAATCGGGTCTCCGCCTCGACGGTTATCTCCTGCGCGGCCGTGCCACCCCCACCGCCCGCCAGCTCGAAGAGGTCGGCGTCCGCGCGGACTCCCTCCGCGAAGTGACCGCCGTCGAATTCCTGCGCGCCATGGAGCGGGAGCGGTACGACGTCCTGGTGCTCGCCCTGGTCGGCGGTGCCGTCCAGGCGGTCCTGCACGGTCTGGCCCGCCTCTGGGACGGGCAGGCGGAGCGGCCCGTGGTCGTCACCGGCTATGTCGGCGTCGTCTACGAGAAGCTCGCCGACGGCCTGCTGCTGCGGCACGGCGCGGACCTGGTTCTCGCCAACTCCCGCCAGGACGCGGACCGTTTCCGGGACGTGTACGAGGGGGTGGGCGCCGACGCCTCGTCCGTGACGGAGGTGGCGCTGCCCTTCCTCGGCGGGGACACCTACCGCAAGAACGACGACCCCTACACCGTCGTGTTCGCCGCCCAGCCCTCCGTACCGGAGAGCCGCAAGGACCGCACGTACCTGCTGGACCGGCTGATCGCCCACGCGCGTCTGCACCCCGACCGCGAGGTACTGCTGAAGCTGCGCTCCAAGCCGGGCGAGCACACCACGCACATCGAGGAACTGCCGTACCAGAAGCTGGCGCAGAAGGCCGATCTGCCCGCCAACTTCCGCCTGGTGTACGGACACATGGGCGAGGTGCTCGACCGCACCGACCTGCTGGTCACCATCAGTTCCACGGCGGCCCTGGAGTCCCTCCACCGCCGGATCCCCACCGTCGTCCTCAGCGACCTCGGGGTGCGCGAGTCGCTCGGCAACCACCACTTCGTGGGCTCCGGCTGCCTCGCCTCCTGGGACCAGCTCGACGCGGGACACCAGCCGGCGCCCGACCCCGCGTGGGTGGCCCGGCAGGGCGTGGCCGCCGACGGCTCCTACGAGACGGCCTTCGACGAGGCACGCGCCCGCATCGCCGGACTGCTCGCGGGCCCCGGGCTGCCGCCCCTGACCCCCTACTACACACCCGTCACCGCGCCCGGCTACCTGCCCGGGATCCTCGCCCGGCACCACCTGGCCCCGGACGGCAGCCCCCTGCCCGGCGCCCCCGCGGCCGACCGGGAGCCCAGCCCCGTACGGCAGATCGTGCGCCGGGCGGCCCGCGGCGCCTACCGCCACGGAGTGCAGCGCGTGGCCCCGGTGATCCGGCGGATGGGGGAGCTGTGA
- a CDS encoding polysialyltransferase family glycosyltransferase gives MTTQIFMASTLYGTATLAAALDADCFGPADRRILLVSNNAATPETTPAVDEMPGFGRLRGRFDEVLSWNGTITPFHPGGWAPRLDDTPLWERHLRLAWNLGDDDIELAVESIQVNPALGLAQIFTGAPVTVYADGLMSYGPTRNKIDPLVGTRVTRLLHLDLVPGLTPLLLTEFGVEPEIVPTDAFTKVLAELVDTGDDLPSVDEPALLLGQYLSALGILTPEQEEDLHVRMLKGAVALGHTRVVFKPHPTAPARWSRVLEKEAGKLDVELTVLDTPVLAEVLYQRMRPALVVGCFSTALFTASALYGLPVARVGTDTLLDRLVPYENSNRVPVTIVDALVPELTDRAAVTEQRVGMTTETLSGLVRAVGYAMQPKILPDLRPAAERYLTQHLDTHTWRYFKRKRLTSLALPGAVPAQLAFLPRNATVRRVARRARSLRRAVRR, from the coding sequence GTGACGACCCAGATCTTCATGGCGTCCACGCTGTACGGGACCGCGACGCTCGCCGCGGCCCTGGACGCCGACTGCTTCGGCCCCGCCGACCGGCGCATCCTGCTCGTCTCCAACAACGCGGCGACGCCGGAGACGACCCCCGCCGTGGACGAGATGCCCGGCTTCGGCCGGCTGCGCGGCCGCTTCGACGAGGTCCTGTCGTGGAACGGGACGATCACGCCGTTCCACCCCGGGGGCTGGGCCCCGCGCCTCGACGACACCCCCCTGTGGGAGCGGCATCTGCGGCTGGCCTGGAACCTCGGCGACGACGATATCGAGCTGGCCGTCGAATCGATCCAGGTCAACCCGGCTCTCGGGCTGGCCCAGATCTTCACCGGCGCGCCCGTCACCGTGTACGCGGACGGCCTGATGAGCTACGGCCCCACCCGCAACAAGATCGACCCGCTGGTCGGCACCCGGGTGACCCGCCTGCTCCACCTGGACCTGGTCCCCGGTCTGACCCCGCTGCTGCTGACCGAGTTCGGTGTCGAACCCGAGATCGTGCCGACGGACGCCTTCACGAAGGTGCTCGCCGAACTCGTCGACACCGGCGACGACCTGCCGTCGGTGGACGAGCCGGCGCTGCTGCTCGGCCAGTACCTCTCCGCGCTCGGCATCCTCACCCCCGAGCAGGAGGAGGACCTGCACGTACGGATGCTCAAGGGCGCCGTCGCGCTCGGTCACACCCGGGTCGTGTTCAAGCCGCACCCCACGGCGCCGGCCCGCTGGTCGCGCGTCCTGGAGAAGGAGGCCGGAAAGCTCGACGTCGAGCTGACGGTGCTCGACACCCCCGTCCTCGCCGAGGTGCTGTACCAGCGCATGCGGCCCGCGCTCGTCGTCGGCTGCTTCTCCACCGCGCTGTTCACCGCGTCCGCGCTCTACGGTCTGCCCGTCGCCCGGGTCGGCACCGACACGCTGCTGGACCGCCTGGTGCCCTACGAGAACAGCAACCGCGTCCCGGTCACGATCGTGGACGCCCTGGTGCCGGAGCTGACCGACCGGGCGGCGGTCACCGAGCAGCGCGTCGGCATGACCACGGAGACCCTGTCCGGGCTCGTACGGGCCGTGGGCTACGCGATGCAGCCGAAGATCCTGCCTGACCTGCGCCCGGCCGCCGAGCGCTATCTGACGCAGCACCTGGACACCCACACCTGGCGGTACTTCAAGCGCAAGCGGCTGACCTCGCTGGCGCTGCCCGGCGCGGTCCCGGCCCAGCTGGCCTTCCTGCCGCGCAACGCCACGGTCCGCCGGGTCGCGCGCAGGGCGCGCAGTCTGCGCCGGGCCGTACGGCGCTGA
- a CDS encoding acyltransferase family protein: protein MTNTPQDTRVTSEGPAIRAVLPAPDTRPPARTKPRESRLRALDGLRLIAALMVAAYHYGGRDGEVTEAWGTSPRHQFPSLHSYFAYGCLGVQIFFVISGFVICMSGWGRPLRSFFASRASRLLPAYWAAVIIVTAVFALPVVAYQTVGPSDALLNMTMLQQPLGVDRVLGVCWTLWAEVRFYALFALCIVLPGANRRRVILFCAGWTLAAAIAQTANEPLLNTVLMPEYAPFFIGGVGLYLLHRDRRDAYAWGIVGVSWLIGQHYAVDRLWHAPNPEFFSYRTSFGIILVVTLGFLAVGAIALGYLNWANWRWLTVAGALTYPFYLVHEHLGWVVIKAYHRTLHIPAYGALPLTVVTMLLLAWLLNRYVENRLTPKLRAVLAKPRP, encoded by the coding sequence GTGACCAACACCCCCCAGGACACGCGCGTGACGTCCGAGGGCCCGGCGATCCGTGCCGTCCTCCCGGCGCCCGACACCCGGCCGCCCGCGCGCACGAAGCCCCGGGAATCCCGTCTGCGGGCCCTGGACGGACTGCGGCTGATCGCCGCGCTGATGGTGGCGGCGTACCACTACGGGGGCCGCGACGGCGAGGTCACCGAGGCCTGGGGCACCTCCCCGCGGCACCAGTTCCCCAGCCTGCACTCGTACTTCGCGTACGGCTGTCTCGGCGTCCAGATCTTCTTCGTGATCAGTGGCTTCGTGATCTGCATGAGCGGCTGGGGCCGGCCGCTCAGGTCGTTCTTCGCCTCCCGCGCGTCCCGGCTGCTGCCCGCCTACTGGGCCGCGGTGATCATCGTGACGGCCGTGTTCGCGCTGCCGGTGGTCGCGTACCAGACGGTCGGGCCGAGCGACGCCCTGCTGAACATGACGATGCTCCAGCAGCCGCTGGGGGTCGACCGGGTGCTGGGCGTCTGCTGGACGCTGTGGGCGGAGGTCCGGTTCTACGCGCTCTTCGCGCTCTGCATAGTCCTGCCCGGCGCCAACCGGCGGCGGGTCATCCTCTTCTGCGCGGGATGGACCCTGGCCGCGGCGATCGCCCAGACGGCGAACGAACCGCTCCTCAACACCGTCCTGATGCCGGAGTACGCCCCGTTCTTCATCGGCGGCGTCGGCCTGTACCTCCTGCACCGCGACCGGCGTGACGCGTACGCCTGGGGCATCGTCGGCGTGAGCTGGCTGATCGGCCAGCACTACGCGGTGGACCGCCTGTGGCACGCGCCCAACCCCGAGTTCTTCTCCTACCGCACCTCGTTCGGCATCATCCTGGTCGTCACCCTCGGCTTCCTCGCCGTCGGCGCGATCGCGCTGGGCTACCTGAACTGGGCGAACTGGCGCTGGCTGACGGTCGCCGGCGCCCTGACGTACCCCTTCTACCTGGTCCACGAGCACCTGGGATGGGTCGTCATCAAGGCCTACCACCGCACCCTGCACATCCCCGCGTACGGCGCCCTCCCGCTGACCGTCGTGACGATGCTGCTGCTGGCCTGGCTGCTCAACCGCTACGTGGAGAACCGGCTCACCCCGAAGCTCCGCGCGGTGCTGGCGAAGCCGCGGCCGTAG
- a CDS encoding FAD-dependent oxidoreductase has protein sequence MATDSGTEVDVLVVGAGPTGLALGIDLARRGVDALIVERADGLFPGSRGKGIQPRTMEVFDDLGVLDAIRAAGGDYPVGMIWQDGRRAGEHVMFDPAGTTEDSPYTAPWMVPQWRTQEILFARLEESGGRVAFGREVVGVAQDEDGVTVEFASGAPVRARYAVAADGGRSAVRRALGIPMTGETVDPSPMLVADVRITGLDRDNWHVFPPREDTGGFLAICPLAGTEDFQLTAQFPEGTAVDLSPDGVRRTVAERSHLPAEAVTEVRWASDFRPRAALADRFRAGRVFLAGDAAHVHSPAGGQGLNTSVQDAYNLGWKLGAVLGGDAPESLLDTYEEERLPVAAGMLGLSTRVHRGEVRRGEATRQLGLGYRGSSLAVETRADLPGKALRAGDRAPDGTVAGVRLFDLFRGPHWTLLAVGTADGPPSLPGVRTARIAPYDRYGSGVFLVRPDGYVGWAGTGARDLSRYTDRVGLTAGRER, from the coding sequence ATGGCCACGGACAGCGGGACCGAGGTGGACGTACTCGTCGTCGGCGCCGGACCGACCGGCCTCGCCCTCGGCATCGACCTGGCCCGGCGCGGAGTGGACGCGCTGATCGTCGAGCGGGCCGACGGCCTGTTCCCCGGCTCGCGCGGCAAGGGCATCCAGCCGCGCACGATGGAGGTCTTCGACGACCTCGGCGTCCTCGACGCGATCCGCGCGGCGGGCGGCGACTACCCGGTGGGCATGATCTGGCAGGACGGCCGCCGGGCCGGTGAACACGTGATGTTCGACCCGGCCGGGACGACGGAGGACTCGCCGTACACCGCGCCGTGGATGGTGCCGCAGTGGCGTACGCAGGAGATCCTGTTCGCGCGGCTGGAGGAGTCCGGGGGGCGGGTCGCCTTCGGCCGGGAGGTCGTCGGGGTCGCGCAGGACGAGGACGGGGTGACCGTGGAGTTCGCCTCGGGCGCACCGGTCCGAGCCCGGTACGCCGTCGCCGCGGACGGCGGCCGCTCCGCGGTGCGGCGGGCGCTCGGCATCCCCATGACCGGAGAGACCGTCGACCCCTCTCCGATGCTGGTCGCGGACGTACGGATCACCGGGCTCGACCGCGACAACTGGCACGTCTTCCCGCCGCGCGAGGACACCGGCGGCTTCCTGGCGATCTGCCCGCTGGCCGGCACGGAGGACTTCCAGCTCACGGCGCAGTTCCCGGAGGGCACCGCCGTCGACCTCTCCCCCGACGGCGTCCGCCGGACCGTCGCCGAGCGCTCCCATCTCCCCGCCGAGGCCGTGACCGAGGTGCGCTGGGCCTCCGACTTCCGGCCGCGCGCCGCGCTGGCGGACCGCTTCCGCGCCGGACGGGTCTTCCTCGCCGGGGACGCGGCGCACGTCCACTCACCGGCCGGCGGCCAGGGCCTCAACACCAGCGTCCAGGACGCCTACAACCTGGGCTGGAAGCTCGGCGCCGTGCTGGGCGGCGACGCTCCGGAGTCCCTTCTCGACACCTACGAGGAGGAACGGCTGCCGGTCGCCGCCGGCATGCTGGGCCTGTCCACCCGGGTGCACCGCGGCGAGGTCCGGCGCGGCGAGGCGACCCGCCAACTGGGCCTCGGCTACCGCGGTTCCTCCCTCGCGGTGGAGACCCGTGCGGACCTGCCGGGGAAGGCCCTGCGGGCGGGCGACCGCGCCCCCGACGGAACCGTGGCGGGCGTCCGGCTCTTCGACCTGTTCAGGGGACCGCACTGGACGCTGCTCGCCGTCGGCACGGCGGACGGGCCGCCCTCCCTCCCCGGCGTCCGTACGGCCAGGATCGCGCCGTACGACAGGTACGGGTCCGGCGTCTTCCTCGTCCGCCCCGACGGCTACGTGGGATGGGCGGGCACCGGCGCGCGGGACCTGTCCCGGTACACGGACCGGGTGGGGCTGACGGCCGGCCGGGAGCGGTGA
- a CDS encoding N-acylneuraminate cytidylyltransferase produces the protein MTNSEAGRPAPVPRVLAVIPARGGSKGVPAKNLLPVGGIPLVARAVRECRAARLVTDVVVSTDDQAIAAAARQAGAEVVLRPAAIAGDTATSEAAVLHAMDAHEALHGSPVDVVLLVQCTSPFIVREDVDGVVDAIITNGADTALTVAAFHGFVWRDGDDEPAVPVAADAGRAAVAGGTDTLVTDTGTSGGYGVNHDKSFRPRRQDRPQDLLETGAVYAMEAAGFRDAKHRFFGRTELVRTDPARVLEIDDPHDLARARALATLFDANRPGALPTAEDIDAVVLDFDGTQTDDRVLIDSDGREFVSVHRGDGLGIAALRKSGLTMLILSTEQNPVVAARARKLKIPVLHGIDRKDLALKQWCEEQGIAPERVLYVGNDVNDLPCFALVGWPVAVASAHDVVRGAARAVTTVPGGDGAIREIASWILGPSLDSLDK, from the coding sequence ATGACCAACTCGGAAGCGGGCCGACCGGCGCCGGTGCCCCGCGTGCTCGCGGTGATCCCCGCGCGTGGCGGCTCCAAGGGCGTCCCCGCGAAGAACCTGCTCCCGGTCGGCGGCATACCGCTGGTGGCCCGCGCGGTCCGCGAGTGCCGCGCCGCCCGTCTCGTGACGGACGTCGTCGTCTCCACGGACGACCAGGCCATCGCGGCCGCCGCCCGCCAGGCCGGCGCCGAGGTCGTGCTGCGGCCCGCCGCCATCGCCGGTGACACCGCCACCTCCGAGGCCGCCGTCCTGCACGCCATGGACGCCCACGAGGCGCTGCACGGCTCCCCGGTCGACGTGGTGCTGCTCGTCCAGTGCACCAGCCCGTTCATCGTCCGCGAGGACGTGGACGGCGTCGTGGACGCGATCATCACGAACGGCGCGGACACCGCGCTGACCGTGGCCGCCTTCCACGGCTTCGTGTGGCGCGACGGGGACGACGAGCCGGCCGTCCCGGTCGCCGCCGACGCGGGGCGCGCCGCCGTCGCGGGCGGCACCGACACCCTGGTCACGGACACCGGCACCAGCGGCGGCTACGGCGTCAACCACGACAAGTCCTTCCGCCCGCGCCGGCAGGACCGTCCCCAGGACCTCCTGGAGACCGGTGCCGTCTACGCGATGGAGGCGGCCGGCTTCCGCGACGCGAAGCACCGCTTCTTCGGCCGCACCGAACTCGTGCGCACCGACCCCGCCCGCGTGCTGGAGATCGACGACCCGCACGACCTCGCCCGCGCCCGTGCCCTCGCGACGCTCTTCGACGCGAACCGGCCCGGCGCCCTCCCGACCGCCGAAGACATCGACGCGGTCGTCCTCGACTTCGACGGCACCCAGACCGACGACAGGGTGCTGATCGACTCCGATGGACGGGAGTTCGTCTCCGTGCACCGCGGGGACGGCCTCGGTATCGCCGCCCTCCGCAAGAGCGGGCTGACGATGCTGATCCTGTCCACGGAACAGAACCCGGTCGTCGCCGCCCGGGCCCGGAAACTCAAGATCCCGGTCCTCCACGGCATCGACCGCAAGGACCTCGCACTGAAGCAGTGGTGCGAGGAGCAGGGCATCGCGCCTGAGCGCGTGCTCTACGTCGGCAACGACGTCAACGACCTCCCGTGCTTCGCCCTCGTGGGCTGGCCCGTGGCGGTCGCGAGCGCCCACGACGTCGTGCGCGGCGCCGCACGCGCGGTCACCACCGTCCCCGGCGGCGACGGCGCGATCCGAGAGATCGCCAGCTGGATCCTCGGCCCTTCTCTCGACTCCCTCGACAAGTAA
- a CDS encoding class I SAM-dependent methyltransferase, which produces MTAAPNTTRPPRRLEDVPGWFPVLDQMLFEWFLDRQESAGTRGDLLEVGVYMGKSAIFLGNHLGEGERYTVCDLFEGDAPDGANRAESTKSYSRLTRKAFEENYLAFHDELPRVLPGPSSLVPAEVAPRSCRFVHIDASHLYEHVHGDIGAARDALLPGGVVVLDDFRSEHTPGVSIAAWEAVLNRGLRPVCLSTQKLYGTWDDPEEVQEALLASVRERDDCHLSVQYAAGHRIVRLKSKNMQAPPFPPSRHAGEDLGAADTEESAGRPSGAASAHSRPGPRRTRTRTRTRRIAADLLPPVLTRALRNARTARRAAAR; this is translated from the coding sequence ATGACCGCCGCACCGAACACGACCAGGCCGCCCCGCCGTCTCGAGGACGTCCCCGGGTGGTTCCCCGTTCTCGACCAGATGCTCTTCGAGTGGTTCCTGGACCGGCAGGAGTCCGCCGGCACCCGGGGCGACCTGCTGGAGGTCGGCGTGTACATGGGCAAGAGCGCGATCTTCCTCGGGAACCACCTGGGCGAGGGCGAGCGGTACACGGTGTGCGACCTCTTCGAGGGCGACGCCCCGGACGGTGCCAACCGCGCGGAGTCGACGAAGTCCTACAGCAGGCTCACACGGAAGGCCTTCGAGGAGAACTACCTCGCCTTCCACGACGAGCTGCCGCGCGTCCTGCCGGGCCCGAGCTCGCTGGTCCCGGCCGAGGTGGCCCCCCGGTCCTGCCGGTTCGTCCACATCGACGCCTCCCATCTCTACGAGCACGTCCACGGGGACATCGGCGCGGCCCGCGACGCCCTGCTGCCCGGCGGCGTCGTCGTCCTGGACGACTTCCGCTCGGAGCACACGCCCGGTGTCTCGATAGCCGCCTGGGAGGCCGTGCTCAACCGCGGCCTGCGCCCCGTCTGTCTCAGCACCCAGAAGCTGTACGGGACCTGGGACGACCCCGAGGAGGTCCAGGAGGCGCTGCTGGCCTCGGTGCGGGAGCGGGACGACTGCCACCTCAGCGTGCAGTACGCGGCCGGCCACCGCATCGTCCGGCTCAAGTCCAAGAACATGCAGGCCCCGCCCTTCCCGCCGTCCCGGCACGCCGGGGAGGACCTCGGCGCGGCGGACACCGAGGAGTCCGCGGGGCGTCCGTCCGGAGCGGCCTCCGCGCACTCCCGGCCGGGCCCGCGCCGCACCCGCACCCGCACCCGCACCCGGCGGATCGCCGCCGACCTGCTGCCGCCCGTCCTCACCCGCGCCCTCCGCAACGCCCGCACCGCCCGGCGCGCGGCGGCACGCTGA
- a CDS encoding N-acetylneuraminate synthase family protein produces the protein MSNSRLRSFGSKTAGPGHPVYVVGEIGINHNGELENAFKLIDAAAEAGCDAVKFQKRTPEICTPRDQWDIERDTPWGRMTYIDYRHRVEFGEDEYRQIDEYAKSKNIDWFASPWDTEAVAFLEKFDVPAHKVASASLTDDELLRALRATGRTVILSTGMSTPKQIRHAVEVLGSDNILMCHATSTYPAQAEELNLRVINTLQAEYPNVPIGYSGHETGLQTTLAAVALGATFVERHITLDRAMWGSDQAASVEPQGLTRLVRDIRTIEASLGDGVKKVYESELGPMKKLRRVTGVVAEAEIAAAAGEPVAV, from the coding sequence ATGAGCAACTCCCGTCTGCGCAGCTTCGGTTCGAAGACCGCCGGCCCCGGCCACCCCGTCTACGTCGTCGGCGAGATCGGCATCAACCACAACGGTGAGCTGGAGAACGCCTTCAAGCTGATCGACGCCGCCGCCGAGGCCGGCTGCGACGCCGTCAAGTTCCAGAAGCGCACCCCGGAGATCTGCACCCCGCGCGACCAGTGGGACATCGAGCGCGACACCCCCTGGGGCCGCATGACCTACATCGACTACCGCCACCGCGTGGAGTTCGGTGAGGACGAGTACCGCCAGATCGACGAGTACGCCAAGAGCAAGAACATCGACTGGTTCGCCTCCCCGTGGGACACCGAGGCCGTCGCCTTCCTGGAGAAGTTCGACGTCCCGGCCCACAAGGTCGCCTCCGCCTCGCTGACCGACGACGAGCTGCTGCGCGCCCTGCGCGCCACCGGCCGCACGGTCATCCTCTCCACCGGCATGTCGACCCCGAAGCAGATCCGCCACGCGGTCGAGGTCCTCGGCAGCGACAACATCCTGATGTGCCACGCCACGTCGACCTACCCGGCGCAGGCCGAGGAGCTCAACCTGCGGGTCATCAACACCCTCCAGGCCGAGTACCCGAACGTGCCGATCGGCTACTCCGGTCACGAGACGGGCCTGCAGACCACGCTCGCCGCGGTCGCCCTCGGCGCCACCTTCGTCGAGCGTCACATCACCCTCGACCGCGCGATGTGGGGCTCCGACCAGGCCGCCTCCGTCGAGCCGCAGGGCCTGACCCGCCTCGTCCGTGACATCCGCACCATCGAGGCCTCCCTCGGTGACGGTGTCAAGAAGGTCTACGAGTCGGAGCTCGGCCCGATGAAGAAGCTGCGCCGCGTCACCGGCGTCGTCGCCGAGGCGGAGATCGCCGCCGCCGCCGGCGAGCCCGTCGCGGTCTGA
- a CDS encoding TetR/AcrR family transcriptional regulator C-terminal domain-containing protein, producing the protein MATQRPQRSPKLDKRQVVGTALRLLNETGLDGLTLRAIAKELDVQAPALYWHFKNKQELLDEMATEMYRRMAEDAAVAPGDGWRERLLATGRGLRAALLSYRDGAKVFSGSRFTGTLHAVEMERTLTLFTEEGFTLAQAVRATSTTYLYTIGFVTEEQGVQPLPGERREGYDVQERARRMADFPLSAAAGAEIFEDYGRHFEEGLALLITGIAARYGVD; encoded by the coding sequence GTGGCTACTCAGAGACCCCAGCGCTCCCCCAAGCTGGACAAGAGGCAGGTCGTCGGGACCGCCCTGCGGCTGCTCAACGAGACGGGCCTGGACGGCCTCACCCTCCGGGCCATCGCCAAGGAGCTGGACGTCCAGGCGCCCGCGCTGTACTGGCACTTCAAGAACAAGCAGGAACTGCTCGACGAGATGGCCACCGAGATGTACCGGCGGATGGCCGAGGACGCGGCGGTGGCTCCGGGCGACGGCTGGCGGGAGCGGCTGCTCGCCACCGGCCGCGGGCTGCGCGCGGCGCTGCTGAGCTACCGCGACGGCGCGAAGGTCTTCTCCGGCTCACGGTTCACCGGCACGCTGCACGCCGTCGAGATGGAGCGGACGCTGACGCTCTTCACCGAGGAGGGATTCACCCTCGCCCAGGCGGTCCGCGCGACGTCCACCACGTACCTCTACACGATCGGCTTCGTCACCGAGGAGCAGGGCGTCCAGCCGCTGCCGGGCGAGCGACGCGAGGGCTACGACGTGCAGGAACGCGCCCGCCGCATGGCCGACTTCCCCCTGTCGGCAGCGGCGGGCGCGGAGATCTTCGAGGACTACGGGCGGCACTTCGAGGAGGGCCTGGCCCTGTTGATCACGGGCATCGCGGCGCGGTACGGCGTCGACTGA
- a CDS encoding glycosyltransferase family 2 protein yields the protein MVKLSVIVPFYNVQQYAPDTLKSLRANVREDFEFILVDDCSRDETPEILARAERELPGAVHVRHEKNGGLATARNTGIDAARGEYLTFLDGDDWLAPGYYEQLVTAIEDLGCDFVRTDHVQCTARARTIHRVPHGRRGVVMNPRDAILPSDRSTSVDYAYAWAGIYHRRLVDRGLLHFTHGLRTAEDRPWIWKLHREAESFAAVSLLGVFYRRGVASSLTQIGDVRQLDFIRAFDQVVAETAEDPDASRLLPKAVRTYCAIISHHLGSMERFEPPVARKLKSMSAAALQRMPQDVLDEALDSMDIERATRLRRLRRRPTAGAGVAA from the coding sequence GTGGTCAAGCTCTCCGTCATCGTGCCGTTCTACAACGTGCAGCAATACGCACCCGACACCCTGAAGAGCCTGCGTGCGAACGTGCGCGAGGACTTCGAATTCATTCTCGTCGACGACTGTTCGAGAGACGAGACACCGGAGATTCTCGCGCGCGCGGAGCGCGAGCTCCCGGGCGCGGTGCATGTCAGACATGAGAAGAACGGAGGGCTGGCGACCGCGCGCAACACGGGCATCGACGCCGCGCGCGGCGAATACCTCACGTTCCTCGACGGGGACGACTGGCTCGCCCCCGGCTACTACGAGCAACTCGTCACCGCGATCGAGGATCTGGGCTGCGACTTCGTCCGTACGGACCATGTCCAGTGCACCGCCCGGGCCCGCACCATCCACCGGGTCCCGCACGGCCGCCGGGGCGTCGTGATGAACCCCCGGGACGCCATACTCCCCTCCGACCGGTCCACCTCCGTCGACTACGCGTACGCCTGGGCGGGCATCTACCACCGTCGTCTGGTCGACCGCGGGCTGCTGCACTTCACCCACGGTCTGCGGACGGCCGAGGACCGTCCGTGGATCTGGAAGCTGCACCGCGAGGCCGAGTCCTTCGCCGCGGTGAGCCTGCTGGGCGTGTTCTACCGACGTGGTGTCGCCTCCTCCCTCACCCAGATCGGGGACGTCCGCCAGCTCGACTTCATCCGGGCGTTCGATCAGGTCGTCGCGGAGACCGCCGAGGATCCCGACGCGTCGAGACTGCTTCCCAAGGCCGTGCGCACGTACTGCGCGATCATTTCCCACCATCTGGGATCCATGGAAAGGTTCGAGCCACCCGTGGCGCGGAAACTGAAGTCGATGAGTGCGGCGGCGTTGCAGCGCATGCCTCAGGACGTGCTCGACGAGGCGCTCGACTCGATGGACATCGAGCGGGCGACCAGGCTGCGCCGGCTGCGCCGCCGTCCCACCGCGGGCGCCGGGGTGGCGGCGTGA